From the Leptospira sp. WS60.C2 genome, one window contains:
- a CDS encoding NUDIX domain-containing protein, producing the protein MSKHGFFQITQKLFLRDGNLLLVLRDQKSGHGDLPGGRMNEDEFFDEWTNSISREINEELGPNIKIDVNPVPIFVHKHRVNDGNHPCIIIAYDAKLIDGKVELSDEHDFMEWVDIKTFDPKKLFSEYMLDAVQLYLNQYA; encoded by the coding sequence TCAAATTACACAAAAATTATTTTTGAGAGATGGAAACTTATTATTAGTTCTGCGAGACCAAAAATCTGGTCATGGAGACCTTCCAGGTGGAAGGATGAATGAAGATGAGTTTTTTGATGAATGGACCAATAGTATTTCCAGAGAAATCAATGAAGAACTAGGTCCCAATATTAAAATTGATGTTAATCCAGTCCCTATCTTTGTTCATAAACATAGAGTGAATGATGGAAATCATCCCTGTATCATCATCGCGTATGACGCAAAACTCATCGATGGGAAAGTAGAATTGTCAGATGAGCACGATTTTATGGAATGGGTTGATATCAAAACTTTTGATCCCAAAAAACTTTTTTCGGAGTATATGTTGGATGCGGTCCAACTTTATCTAAATCAATATGCATAA
- a CDS encoding hydrolase, carbon-nitrogen family protein yields the protein MHNLYVPPYKILLFIFLFSIGYGSATFLKDKETYLPLPKIETPKSDFSFNFDFNFDFNFSKPEEDVDIPKPVKTWTDVTIQTNGTDRKYGNLVGIQLVLKPEDYVREEWWKERIEETLMKGRTAGIFDRKTIVIFPEHLGSGLVFLNEKSRFLNADTLEEALRTKGENYSLRELILSKSELMAEVYVRVFSGLAKEYKVPILGGTILLPNPKIVKGSLVLDPTGPLYNVAIPFSADGKLMEPLVKKSVLSEEELKLYNAGEQNQDRIWIVPGWKVAILIGQEVFDASLYARLTGKAIDGLISPAAVFPEMKWSGVEITDTNVWKNEGMQKYIKTTRAQDLVQVFLSGHLFEHHWNGKTFNLRDFTFEDQVGSVESPTILNLYF from the coding sequence ATGCATAATTTATATGTGCCTCCTTACAAAATTTTATTATTCATTTTTCTTTTTAGTATTGGTTATGGCTCTGCAACTTTTTTAAAAGACAAAGAAACATATCTCCCATTACCAAAAATAGAAACTCCAAAATCAGATTTCAGTTTTAACTTTGATTTCAACTTTGACTTTAATTTCAGCAAACCAGAAGAGGATGTGGACATTCCAAAACCGGTGAAAACCTGGACCGATGTAACCATCCAAACCAATGGAACAGATCGAAAATATGGAAACTTAGTGGGGATCCAACTCGTTTTAAAACCAGAAGATTATGTGAGAGAGGAATGGTGGAAGGAAAGAATTGAAGAAACTTTAATGAAAGGCCGAACAGCCGGAATCTTTGATCGAAAAACAATTGTTATCTTTCCGGAGCATTTGGGTTCGGGACTTGTATTTTTGAATGAAAAATCTAGATTTTTAAATGCAGATACTCTGGAAGAAGCTCTGCGTACCAAAGGTGAAAATTATAGTTTAAGAGAGCTGATTTTATCAAAATCAGAATTAATGGCAGAAGTATATGTTCGAGTCTTTTCTGGATTAGCAAAAGAATATAAAGTTCCGATTTTGGGTGGAACGATTCTTTTACCAAATCCGAAAATTGTGAAAGGGAGTTTAGTGCTCGATCCCACTGGGCCTTTATATAATGTCGCGATTCCATTCTCTGCAGATGGGAAACTGATGGAACCATTGGTCAAAAAATCAGTTTTGTCAGAAGAAGAATTAAAATTGTACAACGCGGGAGAGCAAAATCAAGATCGCATTTGGATTGTGCCGGGTTGGAAGGTGGCAATTTTAATTGGACAAGAAGTGTTTGATGCTTCTCTTTATGCTCGCCTAACAGGAAAAGCGATTGATGGTTTAATTTCGCCTGCTGCCGTTTTTCCAGAAATGAAATGGTCAGGCGTTGAAATCACAGACACAAATGTTTGGAAGAACGAAGGAATGCAGAAATATATCAAAACAACACGGGCACAAGATCTTGTCCAAGTGTTTCTTTCTGGGCATTTATTCGAACACCATTGGAACGGAAAAACGTTCAATTTACGAGATTTTACATTTGAAGACCAGGTGGGCTCGGTTGAAAGCCCTACAATCTTAAATTTGTACTTTTAA
- the prfA gene encoding peptide chain release factor 1 — protein MIDRLKKIQEKYLRIEDELAKATASDTLKNLSKERSRLTPVYTKADEYLKITKDCQDAKTLLESESDPDMHSMLKSEIEEGEKKLEELAKELEIMLLPPDPNSGKSILVEIRAGTGGEESGLFCADLFRMYNKYADKKGIRAEIIDMSPTGIGGYKEIVFSLDDERAYDLFKFESGTHRVQRIPETESGGRIHTSAVTVAILPEAEEKEVEIRESDLRIDVYRSSGAGGQHVNTTDSAVRITHIPTGIVVASQEERSQIKNRDKAMRVLRARIADQMAETAKQSADALKKAQVGSGDRSERIRTYNFPQGRCTDHRIGFTSHNLPSIMEGDLDELIDALVQEDRSKRLAEAKA, from the coding sequence ATGATAGATAGATTGAAAAAAATTCAAGAAAAATACCTGCGTATCGAAGATGAACTCGCGAAAGCTACGGCTTCGGATACTTTGAAGAATCTATCGAAAGAAAGGTCTCGCCTAACGCCCGTATACACAAAAGCTGACGAATATCTAAAAATTACCAAAGATTGCCAAGACGCTAAAACCTTATTAGAATCAGAAAGTGATCCCGACATGCACTCCATGTTAAAATCCGAAATTGAAGAAGGCGAAAAAAAATTAGAGGAATTGGCAAAAGAACTCGAAATCATGTTGTTACCACCAGATCCAAATTCTGGAAAAAGTATTCTGGTAGAAATTCGTGCTGGAACAGGTGGAGAAGAATCTGGTTTGTTCTGTGCCGATTTATTTCGCATGTACAATAAGTACGCCGACAAAAAGGGAATCCGAGCTGAAATCATTGATATGAGTCCCACTGGAATTGGTGGTTATAAAGAAATCGTTTTTTCATTAGATGATGAAAGAGCATATGATTTATTTAAATTTGAATCAGGTACTCATCGTGTACAAAGAATTCCCGAAACGGAATCGGGTGGAAGGATTCATACTTCGGCAGTGACTGTTGCCATTTTACCAGAAGCAGAAGAGAAAGAAGTAGAGATAAGGGAAAGTGACTTACGCATTGATGTGTATCGCTCTTCTGGAGCAGGTGGACAGCACGTTAACACGACAGACTCAGCGGTTCGTATTACCCACATTCCAACAGGTATCGTTGTGGCTTCCCAAGAGGAACGATCTCAAATCAAAAACCGTGACAAAGCGATGAGAGTGTTAAGAGCAAGGATTGCTGATCAAATGGCTGAGACCGCCAAACAAAGTGCAGATGCATTAAAGAAAGCCCAAGTGGGATCCGGTGATCGTTCCGAAAGAATTCGCACATATAATTTTCCACAAGGTCGTTGTACGGATCATCGGATTGGATTTACGAGTCATAATCTACCTTCCATTATGGAAGGTGATTTGGATGAATTAATCGACGCGTTGGTTCAAGAAGATCGGTCAAAACGATTAGCAGAAGCAAAAGCCTAA
- a CDS encoding ATP-binding protein, with product MSFLNEKHLLTIIQKSGIGILILDQNYKIILANQWFLKSSFLEEIQLKDKRLNEVFPDLVATRTMKSIEQCLEFSQYSILTHTLNPFPFPLYESEQKLQKSERIYQYLHIIPISIEEDQNSFCMIQISDVSQQVTREKLLREQMVIAKEREAEAKKASQAKTDFLASMSHEIRTPLNAILGMADTLSETNLSEEQFEYLTVLRNSGKALYNIINDILDLSRIESGKLEIEHIEFSIHDLVKETVSLFLMKAKSKGINISYSLHEEISENIKGDSTRIQQILINLIGNAMKFTETGSIQVNVLLSENKKNLILIVEDTGIGIPKEKLVSIFESFTQVDSSTTRKYGGTGLGLTITKKLIMMMGGEISVQSELGKGSKFIIQIPYEGLVHRDSSIHQHWLGLELPEPEQFPKCKLLLAEDSEENIFVIKTFLRKYPIDLVVAYNGIDALQKFQSYEFDIILMDMQMPEMDGIEATKQIRLYEQNHQVDPLEAIPIIAISANVQKEDISKSFLAGVTSYLSKPVRKIEILKLIYFYLAL from the coding sequence GTGAGTTTTTTAAATGAAAAACACTTATTAACGATCATTCAAAAATCAGGAATTGGAATCCTGATTTTAGATCAAAACTATAAGATTATCTTAGCAAACCAATGGTTTCTCAAAAGTTCATTTTTAGAAGAAATTCAACTTAAAGACAAACGATTAAACGAAGTATTCCCAGATTTAGTGGCAACTCGCACGATGAAATCGATCGAACAATGTCTTGAATTTTCACAGTATTCCATACTTACTCACACATTAAATCCATTTCCATTCCCTTTGTACGAAAGCGAACAAAAGTTACAAAAGAGTGAAAGAATCTATCAATACCTACATATCATTCCAATTTCAATCGAAGAAGATCAGAATTCTTTTTGTATGATCCAAATCTCCGATGTCTCTCAACAAGTGACTCGAGAGAAACTGTTAAGAGAACAAATGGTAATCGCCAAAGAGAGAGAAGCAGAAGCAAAAAAAGCATCCCAAGCAAAAACCGATTTCCTTGCGTCCATGAGTCATGAAATCAGAACTCCGCTTAACGCAATTCTTGGAATGGCTGATACCTTAAGCGAAACCAATTTATCCGAAGAACAATTTGAATATTTAACTGTTCTTCGTAATTCGGGAAAAGCATTGTATAACATCATCAATGATATTCTCGACCTTTCCCGTATTGAATCTGGCAAATTAGAAATTGAACACATTGAATTTTCGATTCATGATTTGGTAAAAGAGACAGTCTCACTTTTTTTGATGAAAGCAAAATCAAAAGGAATTAATATTTCCTATTCACTACATGAGGAAATTTCCGAAAACATAAAAGGAGACTCCACTCGAATCCAACAAATTTTAATCAATTTAATCGGTAATGCAATGAAGTTTACTGAAACTGGAAGCATTCAAGTAAATGTATTATTAAGTGAAAATAAAAAGAACCTCATTTTAATTGTTGAAGACACTGGTATTGGAATTCCAAAAGAGAAATTAGTTTCTATTTTTGAAAGTTTTACACAGGTGGATAGTTCTACCACTCGTAAGTATGGTGGCACTGGACTTGGACTCACCATCACAAAAAAATTAATCATGATGATGGGTGGTGAAATTTCAGTTCAAAGTGAACTCGGGAAAGGTTCTAAGTTCATCATCCAAATTCCATACGAAGGGTTGGTTCATCGAGATTCTAGTATCCACCAACATTGGTTGGGTTTAGAATTACCAGAACCAGAACAATTTCCGAAATGCAAATTACTACTCGCGGAAGATTCAGAAGAAAATATCTTTGTGATCAAAACTTTTTTACGAAAATATCCAATTGACCTTGTGGTAGCTTACAATGGTATCGATGCCTTACAGAAATTCCAATCTTACGAATTTGATATCATTTTAATGGATATGCAAATGCCTGAAATGGATGGGATTGAAGCGACAAAACAAATTCGTTTGTATGAACAAAATCATCAGGTAGATCCTCTTGAAGCTATTCCTATCATTGCCATCTCTGCTAATGTACAAAAAGAAGATATCAGTAAAAGTTTTTTAGCTGGTGTAACTTCCTATCTTTCCAAACCTGTTCGGAAAATTGAAATTCTGAAATTGATTTATTTTTATTTAGCACTATAG
- a CDS encoding S8 family serine peptidase, whose amino-acid sequence MKIWQLGFVTMVLSSISLSHCNPRKKNDPLSDNLLNLLLINSIVNAREADCTFSSSTSDPLNADLWHLDNYGQKGGISGEDVRVKPVWDAGYSGNQVIVSIVDDGLDISHEDLRSNISISARSINLNTNSFNPSHSFSTSAHGTAVGGVIGATGGNGIGVRGAAPCSKLVGVNLLEKSTIFTSDEYRAMVNEVGRVFISNNSWGSPDLYGWLWPSSNLWQQGINEGISLGRGGKGIVYLWAAGNGANGSGITTPLLVDDANYDGQANYYGVMAIGGIGENGKKADYSESGANLWVVAHTQGNNASAYTTAISTTDASGSFGWNTGATASEYTNSNYTKKFNGTSAATPLASGVVALLLSKHPNLSWRDVRELVARSARKNDPSDGDWNTNAAGLNINHKYGFGAIDAEALFTLASSWIPITDTFKTESISPIYPGTAIPDNDLVTGTSVLYFVGSSISYIEFVDLEFTSNHTYFPELRITLTSPSGTESVLSDFHACLNPLNNSGCSSGNTSIANMTGSSTYRFGISRFLGENPGGNWTIRVHDGSIGDVGVIQSLRLRIYGR is encoded by the coding sequence ATGAAAATTTGGCAGTTAGGATTTGTCACAATGGTATTGAGTAGTATTTCACTCAGTCATTGTAATCCTAGAAAAAAAAATGATCCTCTCAGCGATAACCTTCTCAACTTACTCCTCATCAATTCCATCGTCAATGCGAGAGAAGCAGATTGTACGTTTTCTTCCTCTACTTCAGATCCTCTGAATGCGGACCTTTGGCATTTAGATAACTACGGGCAAAAGGGAGGCATCTCTGGCGAAGACGTGCGTGTTAAACCAGTTTGGGATGCAGGTTATTCTGGAAACCAAGTCATTGTAAGCATCGTTGATGATGGTTTAGACATTTCACATGAAGATTTACGTTCTAATATTTCAATCTCAGCACGTAGTATCAATTTAAACACAAATTCCTTCAATCCATCTCATTCTTTCTCTACTAGCGCTCATGGAACAGCTGTTGGGGGAGTGATTGGTGCAACTGGTGGAAATGGAATCGGTGTTAGGGGAGCGGCTCCTTGTTCGAAGTTGGTCGGTGTCAATTTATTAGAAAAATCCACGATCTTTACCTCAGATGAATATAGAGCCATGGTAAACGAAGTGGGACGAGTGTTTATCTCTAATAATAGTTGGGGATCTCCAGACTTATACGGTTGGTTATGGCCTTCTAGTAATTTGTGGCAACAAGGAATCAATGAAGGTATTTCTCTCGGCCGTGGAGGGAAGGGAATTGTGTATCTTTGGGCGGCTGGTAATGGAGCGAATGGGAGCGGGATAACGACGCCACTATTGGTCGACGATGCCAATTATGATGGTCAGGCAAATTATTATGGAGTGATGGCGATTGGCGGGATTGGAGAAAATGGAAAAAAAGCCGACTACTCCGAGTCAGGTGCTAATCTTTGGGTCGTTGCCCATACCCAAGGAAACAATGCTTCGGCATATACAACCGCGATTTCTACAACCGATGCTAGCGGCAGTTTTGGTTGGAATACTGGCGCTACGGCATCAGAATATACAAATTCCAATTATACAAAAAAATTCAATGGAACTTCTGCGGCAACACCATTGGCTTCTGGAGTGGTTGCTCTGCTTCTCAGCAAACATCCAAATCTTTCCTGGCGAGATGTACGCGAGTTAGTTGCTCGTTCTGCTAGAAAAAACGACCCTTCCGATGGAGATTGGAACACAAATGCAGCTGGCCTCAATATCAATCATAAATATGGTTTTGGTGCCATTGATGCAGAAGCACTATTCACTCTCGCTAGTTCGTGGATTCCCATTACAGATACGTTTAAAACAGAATCCATCAGTCCTATTTATCCTGGAACTGCCATCCCAGATAACGATTTGGTAACTGGTACATCGGTTCTTTATTTTGTAGGATCTTCGATTTCTTACATTGAATTTGTGGACCTTGAATTTACCTCCAATCATACCTACTTTCCAGAACTCCGCATTACGTTGACTTCGCCCAGTGGTACAGAGAGTGTACTTTCTGATTTTCATGCATGTCTAAATCCATTGAACAACTCTGGATGCTCTTCTGGAAATACATCCATTGCAAATATGACAGGTTCCTCCACGTATCGATTTGGAATCTCTCGCTTTCTAGGAGAAAATCCTGGTGGAAATTGGACAATCCGCGTCCACGACGGTTCGATTGGTGATGTTGGTGTGATTCAATCTTTACGATTGAGAATCTATGGAAGGTAA